The Vibrio coralliilyticus genome segment TATCATAAGATTTTGTCTGAAATGAAAGAGAGTGGTGAAGTCGATCAAATAGTGAATGACTTTATCAAATGACATCCAAACATGGGTCGACTCGCAAAGGGTCGGCCTGTTATTTTAAAACTTTTAAATTTTCCTTTTGATATTCCTTCCGATCAAGTGTTGAAAGACCAGTTGCAATTAACTGATGGATTGCTTTGCGAACTTTGCAAACAGAGCAAAGATCATTGTAATTATTAATCAATACCATAGACTACCTCTATATTTACTGTTGAGACTAAGCAAATGGATCTGAATACATTCATTGAACAATTAAGCCGTGCCCCTGAGTCGATTGAATTTGAACACACGATGGCAGTTATAGACGCACATTATGTTTTTACGCCAACGGCTTTTACAAATGGTGAGAGTGAGAATGAGGCCAATCAGAATAACGGCTCATGCAAGATATTTGCTTTCGCGAAACTTAACCAGTTGTCAGAACAAGCCACCTTAGCCTGCTTTGGCCGTTTTTATAGGGAAGATGTGCTGCAAAACCCTGATTGTAATGATCATGCTAACATTCGCAACTTCATGAATTCGGGCTGGCAAGGCATCAAATTTGAGTCAGAA includes the following:
- a CDS encoding HopJ type III effector protein: MDLNTFIEQLSRAPESIEFEHTMAVIDAHYVFTPTAFTNGESENEANQNNGSCKIFAFAKLNQLSEQATLACFGRFYREDVLQNPDCNDHANIRNFMNSGWQGIKFESEALIRR